The nucleotide sequence ATATTCCTAAGGGAAAATTATCCTGCGGAGAGATATAGACGGAAAAAACCAAATTTTGATTAAAAAGTGGTCGAAAGATATTTTGAAGACAGGTGCTTAAGAGCAATTGAAGATTACCAGCATTGAATCTGCTGTTGACTAAACACTCAGCTATTATCGTTGCCAAGAAAGGTCCAACACCATCAATATTTTTTAAAAGCCATTTTGGTAAATCATCATCTTGCTTTGGAATTGGAAATTCGGCTTTTTCCTGAACCAAGAGGAGTGGATCTATGGCATTTATTTTAAGCGGGGGAAGCTGATACGGTTTTCCAACGACAATGGTGCGGAAACGGTTCTGTTGAGGACCAACTATTTTTTGACAACCGAGTATATAAGAAGGGTTGTCGGCGGTCGTTAAAATACAATTAGCGTTTCGTCCGGTTAGCTCACAATAAAGATAAAAGAGGTTTTTTTCTTCCCAAATTTTTTGGTTCTGAAAGGTTAAACGGATTACCCGGTCCCATCCCATTTGTTCGAATCCGATTATTTTAGCTCCAACCAAATATTTATTGAGAATCTGCACCCAGGCTGATTCTTTGATTTTTTTCATAATCGGTTTTTGCTGAGAATGGTAAAAGAAACAAATTTCGGGATGAGTGGATAGGACTAAAAAACCCGGTTGGTTTCGAGAGCGAATCTCTAAACAAGTTTCTCGGTTTTCAGTAAGGGTAATTTTTTGTACCCGAGCTCCTTCCACAAGGGGGGAAACGGTTTCAATTTGAAAGCGTAAAGGAATTCCTTCCAGTATTCTCATCGATTCGGAGTCCTGATTTTGTTGACACGATCAATAATATTAAATAATATTATTCCAGTTGTATAATTGCAAGCTTTGTTTTCATTCCCAGTGAATACGGCTCAAATTAAAGATTGAAATATTATGTTCAGTCATCAGTATTAAAAAGTAAAGGAGACCATGGGTAAAATAATTTTCTTCTTTGGAAAGATGTCACATTGCTGCGGAGAGAGTGTTTAAAAATCGTTTTATCCAATAATTAAATCACGTTCCCATAAGGTGATAATAGCGGGGAACTTGGTGATATATCTAAAAAGATTTAAGAAAGGTGAAAAAATGAAAAGTATGACAGGATTTGGGCATGCTGAAGGTGAGGGTACGATTGGATTTTATCGAATATCCATCAAAAGCTTTAACCATCGCTTTTCAGATATTAATTTACGGCTTCCCCGTGAATTATGTGTTTGGGAAGAAAATTTAATATCTTATCTTAAAGAACGGGTATCTCGAGGAAAGGTTGAGTTAAAGCTTAACTTTGAGCCCAGTGAAGAAGCATTTTCGGTTGAAGCCAATACGCTTTTAGCTAAAGCCTATTTAAAAGCTCTTCATAAATTGAGCAGCGAATTGAACATTCCTTATGAAGCCGACCTGCGGGATTTAATGCAAGTTCCGGAAATTATCAAACTTAAAGAAGACGATCACCGCTGGCTTGATGAATATCAGCGGTTTTTCCCAATATTTAAAGAAGCAGTGGAAGCTTTTCTACAGTATCGGTTACGAGAAGGAGAAAAGTTGCAGCATGACCTTATACAGCAAATGGAAAAATTTCGAGAATTGATATCAATGGTTGAAGAGAAATCAAAGAATATCCCGGAGTACTATCGGGAAAAGCTTAATCAGAGATTAAAAGAAATCATTCCCTCAGTTCCGGTAAACGAAAACTTATTAGCACAGGAAATAGTATTCTATGTTGATCGAAGTGATATTCACGAAGAAATTATCCGTTTGAAAGCTCATATTTGTCGGTTTGATGATATTCTTTCCCGTCAAGATTCAATAGGACGTGAACTTGAATTTGTATTGCAAGAAATGAATCGTGAAGTGAATACAATTGGTTCTAAGACTTCAAATGTTGAAATATCTTCTTTAATTATTGATTTAAAAACGGTATTAGAAAAAATGAGAGAGCAAATTCAGAATGTGGAGTAAAAGATAGTTATGCCCGGCCTTCTTTTTGTTCTTTCTGGACCATCTGGTGCTGGAAAAAGTACCGTAAGAAAGGCGGTAATGGAACAGTGTGAAGGTCTGAAATATTCTATTTCTTACACAACCCGCTTAAGACGAGAAGGAGAACGAGAGGCAATTGATTACTATTTTGTCGATGATGAAACCTTTCAGCACATGAAAGAGAACCATCTGTTTATTGAATGGGCCAAGGTTCATGGTAACTTTTATGGAACACCTCGTTTAAAAATGGAGGAGTGGTTGCAGAGAGGATTTGATGTCATATTAGAAATTGACGTACAGGGAGCTCTCCAAGTAAAAAGAAATTACCCTCAGGGAATTTTTGTTTTTATTGCTCCACCATCCTTAGAAACTCTTGGAGAACGTCTTCGTAATCGTAAAACTGATCGAGAAGATGTTATTTATCTGAGGATGATGAATGCTTTGATTGAAATGAAATCGATTCAGGATTATGATTATTTGATAATTAATAATGTTCTTAAAGAAACCGTTCATAAATTCCATTCAGTTATTATTGCCGAGCGTTGTCGTATTCGTTATGGAGATGATGAGACACAAGAACTTTTATCAGAATGACATTTTTTCTTACTTATGTTTATCATGACCTGGAGCAACGCCCTTACATTTTTATATTATTTGTAGAAGCTTGATTTATCAAGCCCGTTTTTTTTCAGGATAAAATAGATAGATTGGAGTGAAATTATGCTGTCCATTGATGAATTGATCAAGAAAACTGGGAACCGTTATTATTTAACCACCCTGGTGGCTAAGCGTTCCAAACAACTTAATCAAGGTGCCAAACCTTTGATTGAAAATCAACAACCAGCCAAACCACTTTTTATTGCTTTAAAAGAGGTTGCTGAGGATAAAATTAAGTGGTCTAAGGAAACGGCATGAATATTTATTATCCACCGTTGTTTTGGAAGAATAAAAAAATTCTTTTTGGAATTACTGGTGGAATTTCTGCCTATAAAGTAGCTGGTTTTATCAGCCATCTGGTTCAAGCAGGATCGGATATCCAAGTCATTATGACTGAGGCAGCCAAGAAATTTGTAGGAGAAAATACCTTCAACGCATTAACCCGTAGGCCGGTTTATTCCAGTCTATTTGAATCCGGCGAAAAAATTCTCCATATTCATTTAATGAGAGAATATGATTATTTGGTAGTTGCACCAGCAACTGCGAATATCATCGGCAAAATGGCCGGGGGAATTGGTGATGACCTGTTAAGCAGCTGTTTTTTGGTTGATCCGAAGAAAATCATTTTAGTTCCGGCTATGAATGTTGACATGTGGGGTAACCCAATCGTGCAAGAAAATTTAAAAAAACTCATTGCGATCGGGGTACGGGTCATGAATCCCTCTTCCGGATCTTTAGCTTGCGGTGAAACCGGGGCGGGGCGTCTTCCCGATCAAGAGGAGTTTATAGAAAACCTTTACTACTTCCTTAGTTCTTATCGATCTCTACAAGGGAAAAGAGCATTGATTACTGCCGGACCAACTCGGGAATATATTGATCCCATCCGTTATCTAACCAATTCTTCCAGTGGCCTGATGGGCTGTTCGCTGGCGGCTGCTGCTCGAGCCCATGGAGCCGAGGTAACTTTGATTGGTGGTCCAATGTCGGTGAGAATTCCATCCGGAGTTGATTACCTTCCAATCGTTTCAACCCAGGACTTAGAAACTGCGACTCTCAAACAATTTGATAAAATGGATATTTGTATCATGACCGCTGCGGTTGCTGATTATCGACCTTCAATTACCTCTCCAATAAAGATAAAAAAGCAGGGTAAAAGTGAAATTGCTCTAAGTTTAACTCAAAATCCTGATATTCTTTCCGAACTAGGCCAAAAGAAAGCAGCTCAATTATTAGTCGGATTCTGTGCTGAAGATGGAGATATTGTCTCGGAAGCTCGTCGAAAATTACAGCAAAAGAATTGTGATGTGATGATTGCCAATCGTATTTTACCAGGAGAAAGTGGTTTCGAAGTGAATAAAAATAAAGCTTGGCTTCTCAATAAGAATGGTGCATTGATTGATATTCCTTTAATGGATAAAATGGAATTGGCTGAAACGATTGTGAACTACCTGGTTTCTCTTTATTTTACATGAAAATGAATTCGGTATCGGTTGCTCTTCCGCTTCCAGTCTACAAAGTGTTTAGCTATCGTATTCCTCAAGAGATGAGCGATAAAATTCAGATTGGAACCATTGTTGAAGTTGAATTTCATGGATCACGCCGTTTTGGATGCGTTTGGTCGTTTGATTCAGTTCAAAATGATAAAGAATACGAATTAAAAAGCCTGCTTTCCTGTCTTCCGCTTGAACCCTTAGCGGATTGGCAGATGGAATTTGCCAAAAGAATTTCAAATCAAACCTTTTCCAGTCTTGGAGAGGCACTGGCTCTCTTTGTTCCCAAGTATCAATTGTCGTGGGAGAAATGGACCAGTCAGCGAATATTTTTAATAAATGAAGATGACGAATATTTTCTTGATTTGAAAAAGCATGGTGTTGATCCCATTTCCCAAGGAGTGAATTTATTTATTTTTAAAGATTTATTGGGACTCACTACTCAAAAAATCAATCAATTGATAAAAAAGAATCGGATCAAGGTTGTTGAAGAAGACTATAAGAAAAATCAATATAGCCTTCCCC is from Candidatus Atribacteria bacterium ADurb.Bin276 and encodes:
- the gmk gene encoding Guanylate kinase; this encodes MPGLLFVLSGPSGAGKSTVRKAVMEQCEGLKYSISYTTRLRREGEREAIDYYFVDDETFQHMKENHLFIEWAKVHGNFYGTPRLKMEEWLQRGFDVILEIDVQGALQVKRNYPQGIFVFIAPPSLETLGERLRNRKTDREDVIYLRMMNALIEMKSIQDYDYLIINNVLKETVHKFHSVIIAERCRIRYGDDETQELLSE
- the coaBC gene encoding Coenzyme A biosynthesis bifunctional protein CoaBC, with protein sequence MNIYYPPLFWKNKKILFGITGGISAYKVAGFISHLVQAGSDIQVIMTEAAKKFVGENTFNALTRRPVYSSLFESGEKILHIHLMREYDYLVVAPATANIIGKMAGGIGDDLLSSCFLVDPKKIILVPAMNVDMWGNPIVQENLKKLIAIGVRVMNPSSGSLACGETGAGRLPDQEEFIENLYYFLSSYRSLQGKRALITAGPTREYIDPIRYLTNSSSGLMGCSLAAAARAHGAEVTLIGGPMSVRIPSGVDYLPIVSTQDLETATLKQFDKMDICIMTAAVADYRPSITSPIKIKKQGKSEIALSLTQNPDILSELGQKKAAQLLVGFCAEDGDIVSEARRKLQQKNCDVMIANRILPGESGFEVNKNKAWLLNKNGALIDIPLMDKMELAETIVNYLVSLYFT
- a CDS encoding DNA-directed RNA polymerase subunit omega translates to MLSIDELIKKTGNRYYLTTLVAKRSKQLNQGAKPLIENQQPAKPLFIALKEVAEDKIKWSKETA